A region of Peromyscus maniculatus bairdii isolate BWxNUB_F1_BW_parent chromosome 7, HU_Pman_BW_mat_3.1, whole genome shotgun sequence DNA encodes the following proteins:
- the Elof1 gene encoding transcription elongation factor 1 homolog: protein MGRRKSKRKPPPKKKMTGTLETQFTCPFCNHEKSCDVKMDRARNTGVISCTVCLEEFQTPITYLSEPVDVYSDWIDACEAANQ, encoded by the exons ATGGGACGAAGGAAGTCTAAACGGAAGCCACCCCCCAAGAAGAAGATGACAGGTACCCTGGAGACCCAGTTCACTTGCCCCTTCTGCAACCATGAGAAGTCCTGTGACGTGAAAAT GGACCGAGCTCGCAACACTGGAGTCATCTCCTGTACCGTGTGCCTAGAGGAATTCCAGACGCCCATCACAT ATCTGTCAGAGCCAGTGGATGTGTACAGCGATTGGATAGACGCCTGCGAGGCAGCCAATCAGTAG